The DNA sequence TATCCTGGGGATTAACTAGCAACTTAAAAGTCAGGACTTAAGCAGTTAAATTATCTAAGTATTTTTGTAACTAGGAATAACAATGAGGCAgatttttgtcttatttaattttgttccGTTTTATAATAATTCGTAGAGAATTCATCCCACTCTTATTTCGTAGAtcacataaataatataaattaaaataaaaatttaaatatatatatatatatatatatatataccgagAGTGGATAGGGCAGTATTATCTAAATCCGACCCTGTCCCGTCTCGCCTAAGATTTTACCCGCAGAAAACTTGTCTCGCAGCGAAGCaggtaattacccgccccgaaTGGATAGAGGCGGAGTGAATACCAGCAAATTCGAATAGTGTTGTTACTCCTATTCGTTGTTAAGTAACCATAAGTTTCACGTGAGCAATTGAGCattgataaattaatttattttttataataaaaaagtttaatttcatgcttttaaATTTAGTGTTGAATATTTAATGGTGTTTTTAAATAATGTGAAGagttaatgtatttttttttcatgtGAAAAGCACATATCTAAGGGTTAGATTTGtggcttttaatttttttttacatacaaatttaaggattatatttatttttttatttaaaatttttttaaacatacaAAATTTAACTCTcaaatttgtattaaaataatttttaaatgtgTAAATCAAAACCTCCAATTTACTTTacggtaaaaaaaattattttaacacaAATCGATCTCTTTAATTTGTGAACTTAGAAAATTTGATCCTCATATTTctttacaaattttattattctttaaataTGAGATTTCgatttgttatttaaaataaaaaataaataaagtccataTAAAATAAAACACACCAATTAACCATTAGTATAAATTACACAAAATCTTTCATTACTAAAAAGTTTAGCCTTAATTTCAAGCTTAGTTGTtcgttcaaaattttaaaaaaaaattatttagacatttttaatacattattaaatgaGTAGTTATCCAAATTGCtcctcaaaaattttcaaaatgaatattttaatctctaacaaaaattaattatacaaTTGGTCCCCCAATATTTTATAGCGTCAAATGAATTAGTCCTTTTTGACATTGTTCTGTTAAGAACAAACGGAATAATCTGACATGTCATGTTAAACTAGTGACTTAGCCGTTAAGCACCACGTGTTAAATTAAGAGAAATTGGTCTCCTTTTAAGAAAACTATTTATCACGTGAATAGGTCCCAAAAAAATCACATATAAGGCAAATAGATCTCTAAAAACCTCATATATAAGGTAAATAGGTCCCTAATCATTTTATTTAACAGTCCgctaaaattttcattttcttaaaACCAAATTTTAGACACATAATTTTAATACTACTTCATAGTCACTTGCCTTTTACGAATATAGTGATAGGTATGCAATTATCCTCACAAGACTACAAATATAATCACagcaataaaaatataatcacaACAGTATAAACATAAACAATACAAATATAATCACAACAATACAAATATGTTTAGGCCATATTAAAATTCTTTAACACAAGTATGTTTTTTATTACacatctctttaattttcttgtctctATATATATAGGATGTAGGCCTATTTCTATATTAAGAGTTTTTAGATCATAccaatatatctttttttatacATGATAGCCAAACTCTTTAAACATTTTttctcaaatcaaaataattcacTAGGTTTtgacaaccaaaaaaaaaatcactaggTCAAAGATCCAAGGAAAAAAATCTCTTTACATTAAGACCTAGGAGCCTAAATAgtgctaaaaaattttaatatgaccAAAACATTTATATTGCTGTGATTATATTTGCACTTACTGTAATTATATTTGTATTGTTTATATTTACATTGTTGTTATTATATTTGTAGTCTTGTGAGGATAATTGCATATTTGTCATTATGCTTGTATAATAAGACAAACAACTATGAAATAGTAttaaatttatgtgtataaaatcTGATTTCAAAAAATGAAAAGGTTTAATTAACTGTTAAATGAAATTATTAGATATCTATTTGCATAATATATGATTTCCTTAGAGACATATCTGTCTCATAAATAATTTTCTTAAGGAGGACTAATTTGTCCTAATTTAACACGTGATAATTAACAGCCCAGTCACTAACTTGACGTTATATTGTTTTGTTAGATTGTGTTTGTTTATAGAGATAGAACACTGAGACAGGGACCCAGAAATATAAAATCATGTTTGATCgaggagacatggacagagacaatgtgtctagagacattgaattagtgtattttgtattcaTCCTAACAGAAAagacacggagacactaacaaaagacacaatttatttttcatttttttattattcttattaattttttataattatatttttttatcattatattttcatctcaaattttttgaatgaaaaaaacaagaataaattagatttttaaaatttgtttagtttattatcaaacaaaatacaagaacacaaaattttgtgtctctattcCTTATTCCTTATGTTCTTAAATTCTATCTTGTCCTATCCTATTCTAAAAAACAAACACAGCCTTGGTGCTTAACAAAACCGTGTCAAAAAAAACCAATTTATTTTACGCCAAAAAACGTTAAAAACCaactatataattaatttttgttgaaGACCAAAACATCCACTTAAACATTCTTTAGGAACCAATTTAGATAAATACTCCTACTAAATCTTCActttctttttataatataaaaaatacaattttcatctctcattttttattaattattttaagagtTAAACTAACATTTGTCCAAAAAtcatcaattaaaatttttttattacaaaaatataaaatttaagtttccaataaatttattaaaataatttaaaaatttctgtTGATAATACTATACTCTTAACGTGAATGAATTTGACACCTAAATCCTTTTATTATTCCCAACAATAGAAAATATAAACACAAACTGTACACAGAGTGATCCATATTGATTGTTAATGACCAAAATTTATGTAACATACTAACATCCTTAACACGAGGAAATGGTCcatcttaaaataataataacaatgctcGTAAACAGTGGCAACACAGAAGTTCCAAACTCTGGCTCTTTATTTCACAACAAAGGTCCTAGAAAGCAACACAATGCTCATAACAAAAGGAGATTGTATTTAGCCAAAGATTGCATGATACCCTACAATCTCACCTTCCTTGTTTACATTCTAGTATTCTAGTGAGAGCTACGCATAATTCCATGCAAGTAACCACCCGTCATTATAAGGGAGACTAAGGAAACAACACCTGCTGGAAAGATCTTCCCTGATTTCTTGAAACGAGAACCCATCACTGCCAAAAGTGCAGCCGATATGCCTACATATATATCAAGAAAAGTAATCACAAAAATCAGACATGAGGGCAAAAGACACGAAACTTACACCAATTGCCTTGCAAGGTTGAGAAACTTGAatgtttaaataaatatcaaatacatcaatatatatacatattctgGTTCCCAAATTTAGTCAGGGTAAGGCCATCAGGGAACTCCACACTAGTTCTATTGCTAAAGAGCCTTTACCGATAACAAACTTCAATATATCTTACACAGGAAACCATCAATCCATGCTACAATTATATATATTGGGAATGCATCGTAGTCACTTACAAGGAAGCTACGAATCCTCATTGAAATTATACACCAATAGCGATGCATCAGTCTCTTCAATTATGTGCCAAACATCATAgtctcttttctttttgtctttctttGTTAGGTTCAGTAAAATTCAGGGACTACCAAATGATACTTCTACTTCTTTAACCAACTACTCGTCGTAACTCTGACATTTAGATAATTCACCTCCAAAGGAGCTCCAGAGTTTAGACAGGAGTATGTTTTTTAGTCTAGAGTTGGTAAATATTAGAGAAACATCAACTACAACAATCTTTTCTCcaccaccccccccccccccccaaaaaaaaaaaaaaaaaacacaaacacacacacgAAAAAAATAAGGTACTAGTGCACTCCTTGAAGACATGCATATATAACTGGCATATGAAACGAAGTGCAATGAAATGATACCACTCAATTGTAATGATggaatgaaataataaaattacCACTAAATTTTTTGGATACTAAAGCTCAACTAGAAAATGCACCCTATTATATTAACAACAGATAAGATAGCTGCTTCCTACGATGGACTTTAACCAATGTTGTAGTAATTTACAACAGCCTAGTCAGAGTAAGATATCTTGATCCTTGACCAACAACAAATCAACTTACCAAGGCCCACAGATGATGCAAAAACAGGCCTCAGAGGTAGCTCAGTGTACACATAATACAGCAAAGCCGCAGACACGCCACCGGCCAAAAGCGACTTCTGGCTCCCACTCTTCAAATAGCCCATCAGACCACCCACTGCCAACAATGAACAATCACCAACAACAGCATTGTCAGAAGAATGCAGATACCACTGGGGAAAAAAAAGGTAACAGAACATAGTGCATAAACATGGTGCAAGGTGAAAAAGCCAGAACAGGATTCTATGACTACAAAATTACTCGATACAATTCATCAAAATTAGCTGCTAGAGATGACACCCTGACTCTTACGTGATCCGAGTTAATTAATATTCAGAATTCCAACAAATCAAACACAAACAAGTTCAACGCTAGTGCTAGCTCATCTTCCTAGGGTTTTCCACACTCCAGGGTTTAGCAACAAACGAGTTTCTTCCACTTTCTAGGGTCTTAACAGCAGCGATTCAAGCAggtaaaataaattgaaaaaaattaagtaCCTCCTACAAGAGCAGCGTAACCAAGAGTGAATTTCTGAGACATCAAGAGAGCCATCCTCCTCTTATGTTCCGCGTCAGATCCTTCTTTGTCCTTGTTATCGTCGTTCCCGcggccgccaccaccaccaccaccaccgcggTCTCCAAAACCGTTTCCGGCACTACCACCACCAC is a window from the Arachis hypogaea cultivar Tifrunner chromosome 1, arahy.Tifrunner.gnm2.J5K5, whole genome shotgun sequence genome containing:
- the LOC112707059 gene encoding uncharacterized protein, whose protein sequence is MMAEAVFGVSTSPSFSLRPTTATTSSRTFHTLPTTTTVSLFHTPAFSYLRQSLTHSNTSSHVYAAVVSSDSKASSVDLGQPELDNTGGGGSAGNGFGDRGGGGGGGGRGNDDNKDKEGSDAEHKRRMALLMSQKFTLGYAALVGVGGLMGYLKSGSQKSLLAGGVSAALLYYVYTELPLRPVFASSVGLGISAALLAVMGSRFKKSGKIFPAGVVSLVSLIMTGGYLHGIMRSSH